From Daphnia pulicaria isolate SC F1-1A chromosome 4, SC_F0-13Bv2, whole genome shotgun sequence, one genomic window encodes:
- the LOC124337029 gene encoding glycerol-3-phosphate acyltransferase 3-like, whose product MGLENLILLLVLSIIFMPVILVIGCLVLVMTCNWSRNFRSGYVKLLLKVFQYGTGRIEIAEQQKKLETNKGKNGYANGNVVEAVEQAEDKLSTGHAIIKSSAMSKEDLVLLPNGNSSPKTPSIPKNRSFNSLNNDFILSDCLDFVHAGVEAIIEDEVTGRFVAEELKSWNLLTRTNRHYEFISVRLTITWILGFFVRYFILLPSRVTICFLAVIWLTLCTGLVGFLNEGPMKRAIYEKVSTWCFNFLSCALSAVVTFHNRENIPKCGICVANHTTPVDVMVLHCDNAYALIGQRHGGFLGIIQRALARASAHIWFERSEVKDRETVAKRLKEHVDDPDKLPILIFPEGTCINNTSVMQFKKGSFEVGSIVYPVAIKYDARFTDAFWNSSRHSMIQYLYMMMSSWALVCDVWYLPPMHRRPEESAIDFANRVKAVIAKQGGLVDLAWDGALKRMNAKKEWKQKQQEEFSKRLKVE is encoded by the exons ATGGGGctcgaaaatttaattcttttgctAGTACTTAGTATAATTTTTATGCCTGTTATCTTGGTAATTGGTTGCTTGGTGCTAGTGATGACATGCAACTGGTCAAGGAATTTCCGATCAGGATATGTTAAACTACTATTGAAGGTCTTTCAG TATGGCACTGGTAGGATAGAAATTgctgagcagcagaagaaaCTAGAGACCAATAAAGGAAAGAATGGCTATGCAAATGGGAATGTTGTGGAAGCAGTGGAACAAGCTGAAGATAAATTATCAACTGGACATGCCATTATAAAATCTTCAGCAATGTCCAAGGAAGATCTAGTACTTTTACCTAATGGAAACTCATCTCCAAAGACACCCTCCATCCCCAAAAACAGATCATTTAACAGTTTGAATAATGATTTTATTCTATCTGACTGCCTTGACTTTGTTCATGCGGGGGTGGAAGCAATCATTGAGGACGAAGTTACAGGAAGATTTGTAGCTGAAGAACTGAAG TCTTGGAATCTTCTTACTCGCACAAACCGCCACTATGAGTTCATCAGTGTTCGCCTTACTATTACTTGGATTTTGGGTTTCTTTGTACGCTACTTCATTCTTCTACCAAGCAGAGTTACAATTTGCTTTTTAGCT GTTATTTGGTTAACTTTGTGCACAGGACTGGTTGGCTTCCTAAATGAAGGTCCCATGAAAAGAGCCATTTATGAGAAG GTTTCAACATGGTGCTTCAATTTTCTATCATGCGCGTTATCAGCCGTCGTCACTTTTCACAATAGAGAGAATATACCTAAATGTGGTATTTGTGTGGCGAACCACACGACTCCGGTGGACGTAATGGTTCTCCACTGCGACAATGCGTATGCGCTG attggcCAGCGTCACGGTGGATTCTTGGGCATTATTCAGCGAGCTTTGGCTCGCGCTTCGGCTCACATTTGGTTTGAACGCTCCGAAGTCAAAGATCGTGAAACTGTTGCTAAAAG ACTAAAAGAGCACGTTGACGATCCTGATAAGTTGCCTATTCTAATTTTTCCCGAGGGAACCTGCATCAACAACACTTCTGTGATGCAGTTCAAAAAGGGCAGTTTTGAAGTTGGCAGTATTGTTTATCCTGTCGCAATTAAA TACGACGCAAGGTTTACCGACGCATTTTGGAATTCTAGTCGTCACTCGATGATTCAATATCTCTACATGATGATGTCCTCTTGGGCTTTGGTCTGCGACGTTTGGTACCTACCACCCATGCACCGTCGACCAGAAGAAAGTGCAATTGATTTCGCCAATCGAGTCAAAGCAGTGATTGCCAAACAGGGCGGCCTAGTAGATCTAGCTTG GGATGGAGCACTAAAACGTATGAACGCCAAGAAAGAATGGAAACAGAAACAACAGGAAGAATTCAGCAAACGATTGAAAGTTGAGTGA
- the LOC124337057 gene encoding uncharacterized protein LOC124337057: MASDGLNLMGVNSAGSANNGMNSPRIQVSLPTNLKMPPRSPSRESVATEMSVSSSYLSECGWNSNKLPAHLSFLKAVPENQQLSAYLTPNRGPSPIPGGSGGGRFLRVPGASSVGVGGRSVDGGWWEEETDLSVIKNFSTLSKALGLQKSFSTGDIVSLDESGSPLHNNGGALRACVSEVAMGGIQQQYERMHPVFGMGSRSLSTWVAVGDGAAIQISSQLPSPQGRPTSVHVDSSKADAAAFCGGGGGGGGVTFTPADLILNLNKRVRQCYIRRRLLTTYKALERLSQSQFNLDQIAAVAEAAGGQVDLTMQSEQSQCQSQPFGSGEESLSAKAGSGGNSSPLDATWIKSALTLNDVERDQGRPLSKYMRNMMIFNWLHTLEDGPTEML; this comes from the exons ATGGCTTCGGACGGATTAAATTTGATGGGCGTCAATAGTGCTGGGTCGGCCAATAACGGGATGAACAGCCCACGGATTCAAGTGAGCCTGCCGACCAATTTGAAAATGCCGCCGCGCTCGCCGAGCCGCGAATCGGTGGCCACCGAAATGTCCGTGTCCAGCAGCTACCTGTCCGAGTGCGGCTGGAACAGTAACAAACTGCCGGCCCATCTCAGCTTCCTGAAAGCCGTGCCAGAGAATCAGCAGCTGTCGGCGTATCTGACGCCGAACCGAGGGCCGAGTCCGATTCCGGGTGGAAGCGGCGGCGGGCGCTTCCTCAGAGTTCCCGGCGCTTCTTCCGTGGGCGTTGGCGGTCGATCCGTCGACGGCGGCTGGTGGGAAGAGGAAACTGATCTCAGCGTCATCAAGAACTTCTCGACTCTCTCCAAAGCCCTGGGACTGCAAAAGAGTTTCAGCACCGGCGATATCGTCTCGCTGGATGAGTCCGGATCGCCTCTTCACAACAATG GTGGAGCTTTGAGGGCGTGCGTGTCGGAAGTCGCCATGGGCGGAATCCAACAACAATACGAGCGGATGCACCCGGTTTTCGGAATGGGCTCCCGCTCACTGTCGACGTGGGTGGCCGTGGGAGATGGAGCGGCCATCCAGATCTCATCGCAGCTGCCCTCACCCCAAGGGCGGCCCACTTCTGTCCATGTCGATTCCAGCAAAGCCG ATGCGGCGGCTTTTtgcggcggaggaggaggcggcGGTGGGGTCACATTCACGCCGGCTGATCTCATCCTCAATTTGAACAAACGCGTGAGGCAGTGTTATATACGGCGCCGGCTCCTGACAACTTACAAGGCGCTGGAGCGTCTCTCGCAGAGCCAATTTAATCTCGATCAGATTGCCGCCGTTGCCGAGGCGGCCGGTGGCCAGGTGGATCTGACGATGCAGTCGGAGCAGTCACAGTGTCAGTCTCAGCCTTTCGGAAGCGGTGAGGAGTCGTTGAGTGCCAAAGCCGGATCTGGCGGTAATTCATCTCCGCTGGATGCCACATGGATCAAAAGCGCCCTCACTCTTAACGACGTCGAACGTGATCAAGGCCGGCCACTGTCGAAATACATGAGGAATATGATGATCTTCAATTGGCTACACACGCTGGAGGACGGCCCAACTGAAATGctctaa
- the LOC124336894 gene encoding MMS19 nucleotide excision repair protein homolog → MAISTAIHKLRDSFNSEESANESIRCISQSIASKELTILKLVEDLQPDLLNQQNTHRCKAVSTIGTILEQLGPELKGLNDKEVELVTEFFCSKLKDHHSILPAALQGLHALSTAPKLSPGLARLISQSIFQDVHCQSQLQNDRRAIYKTLKNLLAFHLKELQDLGQDFVFGLIQLADQERDPRNLLILFSIFPVVARYFRFEPFTEEFFEVFSCYFPIDFTPPANDPYAVTKEQLCDGLRQCLAGSPHFAEYFLPLLQEKLESDLVSAKVEALKTLELCCQTYQPGQLEKWVDSFWTSIRREVLINVNTDDLEHASLDALAALSRAFTTDGEFNSPAFTKLLKNVLTECQGHLCEPERRLMTPSSYILLAICSGSAPACALIVSQVIPLLMDQYRIRPQSNPRQFILNSLNKMVHAGLYGFTEENVAQSGVASLIPKLLELYLEVLKEDDAVLRNLSLQGLSHLIGTCLNHQDLEKVNGTLLDLLQKSTATDSVIAEIGHFFCKSAEKNENLFHEQVLVKLLDIAVSGKANAVFLVLSTLPTLPQIRAQVVSRLMVVLEQPELELRLEVLKVLTHFAQRDELEIFQQLHRWGLKTLEDGDPPASLQATCVLLRNLASSLSSAKATEFINEQTEQYVGQHLARSPWTLSIMEATLGSLDATPSGHSLERLVNTLEPLTVCHPKADVRLSACRLMAALVNKLPEGQELEAILDSLRRKWQDPSTDRCNSVCLFVWITKALLMRSYSKLNQYIQELVDSLNDPTHGYLVAEGFKTILCETEECLNFNCHANIRLMYRQRFFQEVVPRLLKLYRESESCNKAACFAAIANQLAFIPEGVLIAHITTLIPLLIQCLSTDQPAQLIISTINAFMGLMSDNVSAIEEYISSLVPRLLTLAKDGINMDVRRLALQCLSELRKAQSIVLLPLRSEVILRLVPCLSDKKRLVRREAALARQKWIMLGQPGCN, encoded by the exons ATGGCGATCTCGACTGCGATTCACAAACTCAGGGATTCGTTTAATTCAGAAGAATCCGCGAATGAATCTATTCGCTGTATTAGTCAAT cAATTGCATCGAAAGAATTAACAATTCTCAAGCTAGTTGAAGATTTGCAACCAGATTTACTTAATCAACAAAATACTCACCGATGCAAAGCAGTGTCAACTATTGGCACAATCTTGGAACAGCTGGGACCTGAATTGAAGGGACTAAATGATAAGGAAGTAGAACTTGTAACAGAGTTCTTTTGTAGCAAGCTAAAAGATCATCATTCAATACTTCCTGCCGCACTGCAAGGCCTCCATGCATTg AGCACAGCACCTAAGCTTTCCCCTGGATTGGCCAGATTGATATCCCAGAGCATTTTCCAAGATGTTCATTGTCAGTCACAATTGCAGAATGACAGAAGAGCAATTTACAAAACACTGAAAAACCTCCTGGCTTTTCATCTAAAAG AATTACAAGACCTAGGccaagattttgtttttggtctcATCCAGTTAGCTGATCAAGAAAGAGACCCACGTAACTTGTTGATTCTCTTCAGTATTTTCCCTGTAGTTGCTCGTTACTTCAGATTCGAGCCGTTTACAGAAGAgttttttgaagtttttagTTGCTACTTCCCTATCGATTTCACCCCT CCAGCTAATGATCCTTATGCAGTAACTAAAGAACAGCTCTGTGATGGATTACGACAGTGCCTTGCCGGTAGCCCTCATTTCGCAGAGTATTTTTTGCCGTTACTGCAAGAGAAATTGGAATCTGACTTGGTTTCAGCTAAAGTAGAAGCCTTAAAAACCTTG GAACTCTGCTGTCAGACGTATCAACCAGGCCAACTTGAAAAATGGGTGGACTCTTTCTGGACGAGTATCCGCAGAGAAGTCTTGATCAATGTCAATACCGACGATCTTGAACATGCCTCACTTGATGCTCTTGCTGCTTTATCCCGAGCTTTTACAACGGACGGAGAATTTAATAGTCCAGCTTTTACCAAATTACTAAAAAATGTGCTGACCG AATGTCAGGGGCACTTGTGTGAACCGGAACGGCGATTAATGACTCCGAGCAGCTACATTTTGCTAGCGATATGCTCGGGAAGTGCGCCCGCGTGTGCATTAATTGTTAGCCAG GTCATTCCCCTTTTGATGGACCAGTACAGGATCAGGCCACAGTCAAATCCACGTCAGTTCATCCTTAATAGTTTGAACAAAATGGTGCATGCTGGTCTCTATGGATTCACTGAAGAAAACG TTGCTCAAAGTGGTGTAGCTTCTCTGATACCAAAATTGTTAGAGTTGTACCTTGAGGTCTTAAAAGAGGATGACGCAGTTCTTCGCAATCTAAGTCTGCAAGGATTGAGTCATTTAATTGGCACCTGTTTGAATCACCAAGACTTGGAAAAGGTCAATGGAACACTTTTAGATTTACTCCAGAAATCAACAGCCACCGATAGCGTTATTGCAGAGATTGGTCATTTCTTTTGCAAAAGCGCAGAGAAGAATGAAAACTTGTTCCATGAGCAAGTCTTGGTTAAGCTGTTAGATATAGCGGTCTCAG GCAAAGCCAATGCGGTTTTTCTTGTGCTGTCAACTCTACCGACGTTGCCCCAGATTCGTGCGCAGGTGGTATCCCGTCTAATGGTTGTGCTCGAACAACCCGAACTGGAATTACGACTGGAAGTACTCAAAGTTTTGACTCATTTCGCACAAAGGGACGAACTAGAAATATTCCAGCAATTGCACCGCTGGGGATTGAAAACATTGGAAGATGGAGATCCTCCGGCGTCACTCCAAGCCACTTGTGTCTTATTGAGAAATCTGGCTTCCAGTTTGTCTTCCGC GAAAGCCACGGAATTCATCAACGAGCAAACCGAACAATACGTTGGTCAACATCTTGCCCGCTCTCCGTGGACGTTGTCCATAATGGAAGCCACATTGGGATCATTGGATGCCACACCTAGCGGACACAGTCTTGAACGACTAGTTAACACACTTGAACCCCTTACTGTTTGCCATCCAAAAGCCGATGTCAGACTGTCTGCCTGTCGGCTTATGGCCGCTCTGGTCAACAAACTTCCTGAAG GTCAAGAACTGGAAGCTATACTTGATTCGTTGCGGCGCAAATGGCAGGATCCATCTACAGACCGATGCAATTCTGTGTGCCTGTTTGTTTGGATAACTAAAGCTCTGCTGATGAGATCTTATTCCAAGCTTAATCAGTATATTCAAGAA TTAGTTGATTCGCTGAACGATCCCACGCACGGGTACCTAGTGGCAGAAGGATTTAAAACGATTTTGTGTGAAACCGAGGAATGCCTGAATTTCAATTGTCATGCCAACATCAG GCTAATGTACCGACAGAGGTTTTTTCAAGAAGTTGTACCTCGCCTGTTGAAACTGTATCGAGAGTCCGAGTCGTGCAACAAAGCTGCTTGCTTCGCCGCCATCGCCAATCAACTAGCCTTCATTCCGGAGGGTGTTTTAATTGCCCACATAACCACACTTATCCCACTGCTGATCCAGTGTCTGAGCACAGACCAACCCGCTCAGCTAATTATTTCTACCATCAACGCGTTCATGGGTCTCATGTCCGACAATGTCAGCGCTATCGAAGAATACATCAGCAGCCTCGTGCCCAGATTACTCACCCTTGCCAAAGACGGCATTAACATG GACGTCCGTCGACTTGCCCTTCAATGTCTCTCCGAGCTCAGGAAGGCCCAATCGATTGTTTTACTCCCACTTCGGTCGGAG gTCATCCTCCGTCTCGTCCCTTGCCTGTCCGACAAAAAGCGATTGGTCCGGCGTGAGGCAGCATTGGCAAGACAAAAGTGGATTATGTTGGGCCAGCCCGGCTGTAACTAA